A genomic region of Devosia ginsengisoli contains the following coding sequences:
- a CDS encoding BCCT family transporter, which translates to MFKPFIINRPVFFGSLLVIGAFLAVGIVFPNQADEVFGSVQTGILQSFGWFYLLSVGVFLITVLLLCFGRYGCLKLGPDDATPDFKFTSWIAMLFAAGMGIGLMFYAVGEPMTHFMAPPTAEPRSIQAMREAMTVTFFHWGIHAWAIYAVVGLSLAYFGYRYNLPLTIRSGLYPLLKERINGPIGHAVDIFAIVGTMFGIATSLGVGVSQINAGLAYLLGAPVGPIVQLPLIALVTALATASVVSGLDKGVRILSETNLVVAILLMLFVLVVGPTAQLFRDLVQNLGLYLDTLVLRTFNIYAYQPTPWIDAWTLFYWAWWISWSPFVGMFIARISRGRTVREFVTAVLFIPAGFTFIWMTVFGNTAMFIDTGVAAGDVGQAIATDISTGLFHFFQYLPFSGLTSTLAIILVAIFFITSSDSGSLVVDSIAAGGETETTTGQRVFWCVMEGVVAASLLLAGGLPALQSATVASALPFAIVMLGLVWSLYLGMRSDLAQQYARPAAPAPVAPAQAAGLTWQRRLTLMMRAPTKEDVAAFITEEVRPALQQVARELTDRGRPARVETDETGSIALRSPAENLRDFVYGVSLASLPIPNFAPLATRRPEQRYEARTYFSSGGRGYDIMGLHRDQLIADVLVQFERYLHLTQSPASQLLHGAPEHTSNE; encoded by the coding sequence ATGTTCAAACCCTTCATCATCAATCGACCGGTTTTCTTTGGCTCGCTGCTGGTCATCGGTGCCTTTCTTGCCGTCGGAATAGTCTTCCCCAACCAGGCCGATGAGGTGTTTGGTTCCGTTCAAACCGGTATTTTGCAGAGTTTCGGTTGGTTCTACCTGTTGTCCGTCGGGGTCTTCCTCATCACGGTGTTGCTGCTTTGTTTTGGCCGCTATGGCTGCCTGAAGCTGGGACCCGACGACGCCACGCCCGATTTCAAGTTCACCTCATGGATCGCCATGCTGTTCGCCGCCGGCATGGGCATCGGCTTGATGTTTTACGCTGTAGGCGAGCCCATGACCCACTTCATGGCGCCGCCCACGGCAGAGCCGCGCTCAATTCAGGCGATGCGCGAGGCCATGACCGTCACCTTCTTCCACTGGGGCATCCACGCCTGGGCTATCTATGCCGTGGTTGGGCTGTCGCTGGCCTATTTCGGCTATCGCTACAACCTGCCGCTCACCATCCGCTCGGGGCTCTATCCATTGCTCAAGGAACGCATCAACGGTCCCATAGGCCACGCAGTGGATATCTTTGCGATCGTCGGCACCATGTTCGGCATTGCCACTTCGCTTGGTGTGGGCGTGTCGCAGATCAATGCGGGGCTTGCCTACCTGCTTGGCGCTCCCGTCGGCCCGATCGTCCAATTGCCGCTCATTGCCCTCGTCACTGCCTTGGCCACCGCGTCGGTTGTCAGCGGACTGGACAAGGGCGTGCGCATTCTATCCGAGACCAATCTCGTTGTCGCAATCCTGCTGATGCTGTTTGTCCTTGTGGTCGGACCTACTGCACAGCTGTTCCGCGACCTGGTGCAAAATCTGGGGCTTTATCTCGACACCCTTGTGCTGCGCACCTTCAATATCTACGCTTACCAGCCGACACCTTGGATCGACGCCTGGACCCTGTTCTACTGGGCCTGGTGGATTTCCTGGTCGCCCTTCGTCGGCATGTTCATCGCCCGCATTTCGCGCGGTCGGACGGTGCGTGAATTCGTGACCGCCGTGCTGTTCATCCCGGCCGGTTTCACCTTCATCTGGATGACGGTGTTCGGCAACACCGCGATGTTTATCGATACCGGCGTTGCGGCGGGTGACGTTGGTCAAGCCATCGCCACCGACATTTCCACCGGACTCTTCCACTTCTTCCAATATCTGCCCTTCAGCGGCCTCACCTCCACGCTGGCTATTATCCTGGTCGCTATTTTCTTCATCACTTCCTCCGATTCCGGCTCGCTGGTGGTCGATTCCATTGCCGCGGGTGGAGAAACTGAGACAACGACTGGACAGCGCGTCTTCTGGTGCGTGATGGAGGGCGTGGTCGCAGCATCCCTCCTGCTCGCCGGTGGTCTGCCTGCGTTGCAATCAGCGACGGTTGCCAGCGCCCTGCCCTTCGCCATCGTCATGCTGGGCTTGGTCTGGTCGCTGTATCTGGGCATGCGTTCGGACCTTGCCCAGCAATATGCGCGCCCGGCCGCACCAGCACCTGTTGCACCCGCTCAGGCAGCCGGCCTGACCTGGCAACGCCGCCTGACCCTGATGATGCGCGCTCCTACCAAGGAGGACGTAGCGGCTTTCATCACCGAGGAAGTCCGTCCCGCCCTCCAACAAGTGGCCCGAGAACTCACCGATCGTGGACGACCCGCCCGTGTCGAGACAGATGAGACCGGCAGTATCGCCCTGCGATCACCCGCCGAAAACTTGCGGGATTTCGTCTATGGCGTCAGCCTTGCGTCGTTGCCGATCCCCAATTTCGCGCCACTCGCCACGCGGCGGCCGGAACAACGCTACGAAGCGCGCACCTATTTCTCTAGCGGCGGTCGCGGCTATGACATCATGGGCCTGCATCGCGATCAGCTCATCGCCGACGTTTTGGTACAGTTCGAGCGCTATCTGCATCTCACCCAATCCCCAGCGTCGCAGTTGCTGCATGGGGCGCCTGAGCATACGTCCAACGAATAA
- a CDS encoding DMT family transporter yields the protein MSGQAYTLAIATCEEMHGPTVSLRGSEVSCTPMKVTILTIIAMLAFAANSVLARLALSGGGIDPLSYTGMRLVSGAAVLAVLVFFRRQRGAGKGMGSWSGAVALLLYAVAFSIAYVMVGAGPGALILFASVQMGMLAWAVFKGERPGLLEWLGITIAFFALAYLVSPGLVAPSLSGAVLMVVAGLSWAAYSLLGKGSLSPLADTAGNFIRCLPVGILLIVIGMLVFKPNMAGVVYAVASGAIASGLGYTIWYSVLPQLSRSRAALVQLTVPSITAFGGVVFINEVLTARLVIATIGVVGGVALAIMAARHGKTKVAPEGSH from the coding sequence GTGAGCGGCCAGGCATATACTCTGGCCATTGCAACCTGCGAAGAAATGCACGGACCGACCGTCTCGCTGCGGGGATCAGAGGTTAGCTGCACGCCGATGAAAGTGACCATATTAACGATCATCGCCATGCTGGCCTTTGCCGCAAACTCGGTGCTGGCCAGGCTTGCTTTATCGGGCGGAGGCATCGACCCCCTGAGCTATACCGGCATGCGTTTGGTCTCTGGAGCAGCAGTCCTTGCTGTGCTGGTATTTTTCAGGCGGCAGCGTGGGGCGGGCAAAGGCATGGGGAGCTGGTCGGGCGCCGTTGCTCTGCTGCTCTATGCCGTGGCGTTCTCCATTGCATATGTCATGGTTGGGGCCGGACCTGGAGCGCTCATTCTCTTTGCCAGCGTCCAGATGGGGATGTTGGCCTGGGCAGTCTTCAAAGGCGAAAGGCCAGGGCTTCTGGAATGGCTCGGAATTACCATCGCATTTTTTGCCCTCGCCTACCTGGTGTCACCCGGTCTGGTTGCGCCGTCGCTCTCAGGAGCCGTGCTCATGGTTGTCGCCGGCCTTTCGTGGGCGGCATATAGTCTGCTGGGCAAGGGCTCGCTATCGCCTCTAGCCGACACTGCGGGCAATTTCATCCGCTGCCTGCCGGTGGGCATCCTCCTGATTGTAATCGGAATGCTTGTATTCAAACCGAACATGGCAGGGGTGGTCTATGCCGTAGCTTCGGGCGCAATTGCGTCCGGCCTCGGCTACACCATCTGGTATAGTGTCCTGCCACAACTCTCACGAAGCCGCGCCGCACTCGTTCAATTGACCGTGCCCTCCATTACCGCTTTCGGCGGTGTCGTCTTCATCAACGAGGTTTTGACGGCGCGGTTGGTGATCGCAACTATCGGTGTCGTTGGGGGCGTCGCTCTGGCGATTATGGCGGCCCGACATGGCAAGACCAAAGTCGCTCCGGAAGGGAGCCACTAA
- a CDS encoding DUF1236 domain-containing protein, which produces MNKFLAGIAAIALLATPTLAYAQSADADADADAVVGGGAGGAAGAVVGGLIFGPIGAVIGGFTGATIGAAAGVEASSVEYVRLNPTEPVVIDGDIDVGFVVPAEIELHPIEGDATHGYFYTNDRVYFVNLSDRTVVYSPGVVVAAEAD; this is translated from the coding sequence ATGAATAAGTTTCTCGCTGGAATTGCGGCGATTGCCCTGCTGGCCACTCCAACGCTGGCCTATGCGCAATCCGCCGATGCGGACGCTGATGCCGACGCGGTGGTCGGCGGCGGCGCCGGCGGCGCAGCCGGGGCAGTTGTCGGTGGCCTGATCTTCGGGCCGATCGGTGCTGTCATCGGTGGGTTCACCGGCGCCACCATCGGTGCCGCAGCAGGCGTCGAGGCCAGTTCGGTGGAATATGTCCGCCTCAACCCCACCGAACCGGTGGTCATCGATGGCGACATCGACGTCGGTTTCGTAGTGCCTGCCGAAATCGAGCTTCATCCGATCGAAGGCGACGCGACGCACGGCTATTTCTACACCAACGACCGCGTCTATTTCGTCAATCTGAGTGACCGCACAGTGGTCTATTCGCCCGGCGTTGTCGTCGCGGCGGAAGCCGACTGA
- a CDS encoding DUF6600 domain-containing protein has protein sequence MFKSRLLAGVALATLSLPLAALSPGMPLGVTAAQAQSASVSFQLFFEQLEPHGVWVRHARYNYVFCPTGVDTDWRPYSHGRWLYIADRGWYFASDEPFAWATYHYGRWFPDQELGWCWVPGTKWAPAWVSWRRSDTVVGWAPLPPEDDGFAISVEVSRRDLPEGYWVFVPTEQFVEPDLSVSIIIGSEQPDYYAQTQFLGPVVVEGDLVVNNVIDVTYIEQTINQEIIIYQPQEVEDPTAQSVDIDAQAITIFDQDVAEPTEEVAPPEAIEEADAAATIESEGGTAGATADLPEETGDGAEAPAEGDVTSPDAAAEPAAEQPAAPAEPAAPADASAPAESTAPAEGDAAPVEPEAQPDAAAPADQPAATEETAAPDQPAAGDEALCPPEAMVDGKCPPLPGEEEQPAPAEAAPAEEAAPAPDAAQPEAAPAEAAPEPAPAPEPSPEPEAAPPTEAAPVEEPADVEAVEPGETTAPKTPPCPVELVDGKCPVLPGQEPTQQ, from the coding sequence ATGTTTAAGTCCCGACTTCTCGCGGGCGTCGCGCTCGCCACACTCAGTCTTCCCCTCGCCGCCTTGTCGCCCGGCATGCCGCTTGGCGTTACGGCGGCCCAGGCACAGTCCGCCAGTGTCAGCTTCCAGCTGTTCTTCGAGCAGCTCGAACCGCACGGCGTCTGGGTCCGCCATGCCCGCTACAATTATGTGTTTTGTCCCACGGGGGTCGATACCGACTGGCGCCCCTACAGCCATGGCCGCTGGCTCTATATCGCGGATCGCGGCTGGTATTTCGCCTCCGACGAGCCCTTCGCCTGGGCCACCTATCACTATGGCCGCTGGTTTCCTGACCAAGAGCTTGGCTGGTGCTGGGTGCCGGGCACCAAATGGGCTCCGGCCTGGGTCAGCTGGCGCCGCAGTGATACCGTCGTCGGTTGGGCGCCTCTGCCGCCGGAAGACGATGGCTTCGCCATATCGGTCGAGGTTTCGCGTCGCGATCTGCCCGAGGGCTATTGGGTCTTTGTGCCCACCGAGCAGTTCGTCGAGCCGGATCTGTCGGTCAGCATCATCATCGGCAGCGAACAGCCCGACTATTATGCCCAGACCCAGTTCCTCGGCCCCGTGGTGGTCGAGGGCGACCTGGTGGTCAATAATGTGATCGACGTCACCTATATCGAGCAGACCATCAACCAGGAGATCATCATCTATCAGCCGCAGGAGGTCGAGGACCCGACGGCCCAGTCGGTGGATATCGATGCCCAGGCGATCACCATTTTCGATCAGGACGTCGCCGAGCCAACCGAAGAAGTCGCTCCGCCTGAAGCAATCGAGGAGGCCGACGCGGCCGCCACGATCGAATCCGAGGGCGGCACCGCCGGCGCCACGGCTGATCTGCCCGAAGAGACCGGAGACGGTGCCGAAGCGCCGGCCGAAGGCGACGTCACCAGCCCCGATGCCGCAGCTGAACCGGCCGCAGAGCAACCGGCGGCGCCCGCTGAGCCGGCAGCCCCTGCCGACGCATCCGCACCCGCTGAATCGACAGCACCCGCCGAGGGCGACGCCGCCCCCGTCGAGCCTGAGGCTCAGCCTGATGCCGCAGCCCCGGCCGACCAGCCCGCTGCGACTGAGGAAACCGCTGCCCCCGATCAACCGGCCGCCGGAGACGAAGCCTTGTGCCCGCCGGAAGCGATGGTCGATGGCAAATGCCCGCCCCTGCCCGGCGAGGAGGAGCAGCCGGCCCCTGCCGAAGCGGCTCCGGCCGAAGAAGCGGCTCCGGCGCCCGACGCCGCACAGCCTGAGGCAGCGCCCGCCGAAGCGGCTCCCGAGCCCGCACCGGCGCCCGAGCCATCCCCCGAGCCTGAGGCAGCCCCTCCGACCGAGGCCGCTCCGGTCGAAGAACCGGCTGATGTCGAAGCCGTCGAACCGGGCGAGACAACCGCGCCCAAGACGCCGCCCTGCCCGGTTGAA